Proteins encoded in a region of the Uloborus diversus isolate 005 chromosome 1, Udiv.v.3.1, whole genome shotgun sequence genome:
- the LOC129226166 gene encoding uncharacterized protein LOC129226166 — MKHIFMLAVVGTVFVHLVSAQNPQEQEEAGMADRALFCDDQTADIRKSLVRCMKSSEYSKVYSDFVLECHPGLEKYTVENLVKYTCEASDDFFMQKAECDKQALQNSKNAEEIGKVVQGYMMCFVFALSMKG, encoded by the exons ATGAAGCACATCTTTATGTTGGCTGTTGTCGGTACCGTGTTTGTGCATTTGGTTTCCGCTCAAAACCCTCAGGAGCAAGAAGAGGCAGGGATGGCGGACAGAGCTTTGTTTTGTG ACGACCAGACAGCTGACATAAGGAAGTCTTTAGTCAGATGTATGAAGAGTTCTGAATATTCTAAAGTG TACTCAGATTTTGTTCTTGAATGTCATCCTGGCTTAGAGAAGTACACAGTagaaaatctagtaaaatatacATGTGAAGCAAGTGACGATTTTTTTATGCAG AAAGCAGAATGTGACAAACAAGCTTTACAGAATtccaaaaat GCTGAAGAAATAGGAAAAGTGGTGCAAGGATATATG ATGTGTTTCGTCTTTGCGCTTTCAATGAAGGGATAA